The following are encoded together in the Lathyrus oleraceus cultivar Zhongwan6 chromosome 3, CAAS_Psat_ZW6_1.0, whole genome shotgun sequence genome:
- the LOC127126410 gene encoding two-component response regulator ARR9 — protein MGMAATESQFHVLAVDDSIIDRKLIERLLKTSSYQVTTVDSGSKALEFLGLCEHDQNHHTNPNTPPVFPNNHQEVEVNLVITDYCMPGMTGYDLLKKIKESSSLRNIPVVIMSSENVPSRINRCLEEGAEEFFLKPVRLSDLNRLKPHMKKTKLKDPRNETEEKIENSEILLQQEAPKSQYSHSESESKSESQLQAHSTIDQQQQSLQQNNNNNNNNKRKSMEQQGLSSETDRTRQRYSGIATVV, from the exons ATGGGTATGGCTGCAACAGAATCACAGTTCCATGTTTTAGCCGTTGATGATAGTATCATAGATAGAAAACTCATTGAAAGACTCCTTAAAACCTCTTCTTATCAAG TTACTACCGTTGATTCTGGTAGCAAGGCTTTAGAGTTCTTAGGTCTATGTGAACATGATCAGAATCATCACACCAACCCAAATACACCACCTGTCTTTCCTAACAATCATCAG GAAGTGGAAGTTAATCTTGTTATAACAGATTATTGTATGCCCGGCATGACAGGCTATGATCTGCTCAAGAAAATCAAG GAATCATCATCATTGCGAAACATACCAGTGGTGATTATGTCATCTGAAAATGTGCCTTCAAGAATTAATAG ATGCTTAGAGGAAGGAGCAGAAGAATTTTTCTTGAAGCCTGTGAGGCTATCAGATTTGAATAGACTTAAACCTCACATGAAGAAAACCAAATTGAAAGATCCAAGAAATGAAACAGAAGAAAAGATTGAAAACTCAGAAATTCTACTGCAACAAGAAGCACCAAAATctcaatattcacattcagaaTCAGAATCAAAATCAGAATCACAGTTACAAGCACATTCAACTATTGATCAACAGCAACAATCACTACAAcaaaacaacaataataacaataataacaagAGAAAGAGTATGGAACAACAAGGACTTTCATCTGAGACTGATAGAACAAGACAAAGATACAGTGGCATAGCTACTGTTGTATGA